In one Brassica oleracea var. oleracea cultivar TO1000 chromosome C9, BOL, whole genome shotgun sequence genomic region, the following are encoded:
- the LOC106316053 gene encoding phosphatidylinositol 4-kinase gamma 2-like, which yields MHLFIHHSDSISDVKVRIQTICNGFRITRQKLVFGGRELARYASRAKDYGVTGGSVLHLLLKKLYDPLLVSLITTSGQVFYFHVDLRKNVGYLKKRISKEGNKGFLDVDDQEIFFRGEKLDDNRVLGGICKDGNSVIHLLLKKTVKDFLLEPLLLNPAVRLPQVIEDTIDRTVDGLNNGNPPVRTAEGTGGTYLMQDSTGLNYVSVFKPMDEEPMAVNNPQQLPLSSDGQGLKRGTRVGEGAIREVAAYLLDHPKSGPRSLSKEVMGFAGVPPTAMVRSFHKVYNNPKGVDSCCTKDAKVGSLQMFMKNNGSCEDIGPGAFPVEEVHKISVFDIRMANADRHAGNILTGKGEDGKTVLIPIDHGYCLPENFEDCTFEWLYWPQAKVLFSEDTLDYINLLDAEQDIALLQLNGWDVPEAVARTLRISTMLLKKGVERNLTPYQIGSMMCRETVNKDSAIEDIVREAHNSVLPASSEATFLEAVSMAMERRLDELIK from the exons ATGCATTTGTTCATCCACCACTCTGATTCCATTTCCGACGTCAAAGTTAGGATTCAGACCATATGTAATGGGTTTCGTATAACAAGGCAGAAGTTGGTCTTCGGTGGTCGAGAGCTCGCCAGGTACGCCTCGCGTGCCAAGGACTATGGAGTCACCGGTGGTAGTGTCTTGCATTTGCTGCTTAAGAAGCTCTATGACCCCCTCCTCGTCTCTCTCATCACCACTTCCGGTCAAGTCTTTTACTTTCATGTGGATCTCCGTAAGAACGTTGGGTATCTCAAGAAACGCATCTCCAAAGAAGGTAATAAAGGGTTTCTTGATGTTGATGATCAAGAGATCTTCTTTAGAGGGGAGAAGCTTGATGATAACAGAGTCTTAGGTGGGATTTGCAAAGATGGAAACTCTGTTATCCACTTGCTGCTTAAGAAGACGGTGAAAGACTTCTTGTTAGAACCTCTGCTTCTCAATCCCGCTGTGAGATTACCTCAGGTTATCGAGGATACGATTGACCGCACGGTCGATGGGTTAAACAACGGTAATCCACCTGTGAGAACAGCTGAGGGAACGGGAGGGACATACTTGATGCAAGATTCTACCGGCCTCAACTACGTGTCTGTTTTCAAGCCCATGGACGAGGAACCTATGGCTGTCAACAATCCTCAGCAGCTTCCTTTGTCATCTGACGGTCAGGGACTGAAGAGAGGTACTAGAGTGGGAGAAGGGGCTATTAGAGAAGTTGCAGCTTACTTGTTAGATCATCCTAAAAGCGGACCCAGATCTTTATCCAAAGAAGTTATGGGTTTTGCTGGTGTGCCACCAACCGCTATGGTCAGAAGCTTTCACAAAGTGTATAATAACCCAAAGGGAGTCGACAGTTGTTGTACAAAAGATGCCAAAGTTGGTTCTTTGCAAATGTTCATGAAGAACAACGGAAGCTGCGAAGACATTGGCCCTGGAGCTTTTCCCGTGGAAGAAGTGCATAAGATAAGCGTCTTTGACATCAGAATGGCAAACGCTGACCGGCATGCCGGAAACATATTGACCGGGAAAGGCGAAGACGGCAAAACCGTTCTAATCCCAATTGATCATGGCTACTGCTTGCCTGAGAAT TTTGAAGATTGCACATTCGAGTGGCTTTACTGGCCGCAAGCAAAAGTCCTGTTTTCTGAAGACACTCTTGACTACATAAACTTGCTAGACGCTGAACAAGACATTGCGCTTTTGCAACTCAACGGTTGGGACGTCCCTGAAGCTGTCGCACGCACGCTCCGTATCTCCACGATGCTTCTTAAGAAAGGCGTTGAGAGAAACCTAACGCCGTATCAAATCGGAAGCATGATGTGCAGAGAAACGGTCAACAAAGACTCTGCGATTGAAGACATAGTGAGAGAAGCTCATAACTCGGTGTTACCTGCTTCAAGCGAGGCTACGTTCCTTGAAGCTGTCTCTATGGCCATGGAACGTCGTCTGGATGAGCTAATTAAGTAA
- the LOC106316153 gene encoding calcineurin B-like protein 8, with translation MLAFVKRFSLKRTKHPRGYEDPQVLASETPFTVNEIEALHNLFKKLSTSIINDGLIHKEEFLLALFRNSSMQNLFADRVFYMFDRKRNGVIEFGEFVRSLSIFHPHTPEHEKSSFMFKLYDLDGTGFIQRHELKKMVGALLSETDLGLSEESIEAIVEQTMIEVDTNKDGKIDEEEWKELVAKNPSILKNMTLPYLKEVTLAFPSFVLDSEVDD, from the exons ATGTTGGCATTCGTGAAACGCTTTTCCTTGAAGCGAACAAAGCATCCTCGCGGATATGAGGACCCTCAGGTTCTTGCATCTGAAACTCCAT TTACGGTGAATGAGATAGAAGCTTTACACAATTTATTCAAGAAGCTAAGTACATCCATTATCAACGATGGTCTTATCCACAAG GAAGAGTTTCTTCTGGCTTTGTTCAGAAACAGCAGTATGCAAAATCTATTTGCCGACAGA GTGTTTTATATGTTTGATAGGAAACGAAACGGTGTGATTGAGTTTGGTGAATTCGTTCGTTCACTAAGCATCTTCCATCCACACACTCCGGAACATGAAAAGTCCTCAT TTATGTTCAAGCTTTATGACCTTGATGGAACCGGCTTCATCCAGCGCCATGAG TTGAAGAAAATGGTGGGCGCACTACTTAGCGAAACAGACTTAGGACTATCGGAAGAATCCATTGAAGCCATCGTCGAACAG ACAATGATTGAGGTTGATACGAACAAAGATGGTAAAATTGATGAAGAAGAGTGGAAAGAGCTCGTCGCAAAGAATCCTTCAATCCTCAAAAACATGACTTTACCCTACCTCAA GGAAGTGACTTTAGCATTCCCAAGTTTCGTTCTTGACTCCGAAGTAGACGACTAA
- the LOC106313569 gene encoding 30S ribosomal protein S6 alpha, chloroplastic, with protein sequence MVASSLCLLNAPVCPHSLPNVSSQPLLSFSRSLRPFVSKSKPLASQEKKRDNSGLVVVVKSQALDFSGTFFEGGFGSDDDPTSPSVSTALEDKPEPQCPPGLRQYETMAVLRPDMSEDERLGLTQKYEELLVAGGGMYVEVFNRGVIPLAYSIRKKNKAGETNTYLDGIYLLFTYFTKPESITPLESVLTADDDVIRSSSFKIKKRKYN encoded by the exons ATGGTGGCGTCTTCGCTATGTCTATTGAATGCTCCTGTTTGCCCTCACTCTCTTCCTAATGTCTCGTCGCAGCCACTCCTCTCTTTCTCCCGTTCCCTCAGGCCATTCGTTTCCAAGTCCAAACCTTTGGCCTCGCAGGAGAAGAAGAGAGACAACTCCGGACTAGTCGTGGTGGTGAAATCACAGGCTCTTGACTTCTCAGGCACTTTCTTTGAAGGTGGATTCGGCTCCGACGATGACCCCACTTCTCCTTCCGTCTCTACTGCCCTTGAGGACAAACCCGAGCCTCAGTGCCCACCTGGCCTCCGACAGTACGAAACTATGGCCGTCTTGAGACCCGACATGTCTGAAGATGAGCGCCTTGGTCTCACCCAGAAGTACGAAGAG TTGCTTGTGGCTGGGGGTGGAATGTATGTGGAAGTTTTCAACAGAGGAGTGATTCCATTGGCTTACAGCATCCGAAAGAAGAACAAAGCTGGAGAGACTAACACTTACTTGGATGGCATCTACCTTCTTTTCACTTATTTCACCAAACCTGAATCCATCACTCCCCTCGAGTCCGTTCTCACTGCCGATGACGACGTTATCCGATCTTCTTCCTTCAAGATCAAGAAGAGGAAGTACAACTAA
- the LOC106314303 gene encoding uncharacterized protein LOC106314303, whose product MQRLLPFAFSALLPRNVHEAIAGISVFFRDLCSRVVTEEGINNLKTNAPVSMCNLEKIFPPSFFDVMEHLAIHLARELELGGPVQYRWMYIFERYMHHLKKMVKNQSRVEGSIVPQVINEETAIFAENYFPPEVQKKHRRPARMFKEIGRLSGSPNRKGREFSDFERVFWSPRQDEEQAIVNMPNPSLYYPMASRFVWNMKHVG is encoded by the exons ATGCAGCGCCTCCTTCCGTTTGCTTTTTCAGCATTATTGCCACGTAATGTTCATGAAGCAATTGCAG GGATTAGTGTTTTCTTCCGCGACTTATGCAGCAGAGTAGTGACTGAAGAGGGTATTAATAATTTGAAGACAAACGCACCAGTCAGCATGTGCAACCTTGAGAAGATATTTCCTCCATCATTCTTTGATGTAATGGAACATCTTGCTATTCATCTCGCAAGAGAATTGGAACTTGGTGGTCCTGTGCAGTACAGATGGATGTATATTTTTGAGCGTTATATGCATCATCTGAAGAAGATGGTCAAAAATCAAAGCAGGGTGGAAGGATCTATAGTGCCACAGGTGATCAATGAAGAAACTGCAATCTTTGCTGAAAATTATTTTCCACCAGAAGTGCAAAAAAAACACCGAAGACCTGCTCG CATGTTCAAGGAAATAGGACGACTTAGTGGAAGCCCAAACCGGAAGGGTAGAGAGTTCAGTGATTTTGAAAGAGTCTTCTGGAGTCCACGGCAAGACGAAGAGCAAGCAATCGTCAATATGCCAAACCCCTCGCTGTATTACCCAATGGCGAGTAGGTTCGTGTGGAATATGAAACATGTAGGATGA
- the LOC106316866 gene encoding uncharacterized protein LOC106316866, whose product MCFHTHWQSLIIKEKEKQIKSSLFSCDFVIFFSFYNLVIMGNCMDRCREGEVEEGKTEVRENAKESFRLDGDEDGHGGMKVKIVLTRHELDMFLLQKNKNDDGNLMMTKDVMVELEKMIIKASSSFSSSPSWEPSLESIMECPEVQEMDR is encoded by the coding sequence ATGTGTTTTCACACTCATTGGCAATCACTTATTATCAAAGAAAAAGAAAAGCAAATCAAGTCTTCTTTATTTTCTTGTGATTTTGTCATATTTTTTTCTTTTTATAATTTGGTAATAATGGGGAACTGCATGGATAGATGTAGGGAAGGAGAAGTAGAAGAAGGGAAGACAGAAGTAAGAGAAAATGCAAAAGAGTCTTTCAGACTTGATGGTGATGAAGATGGTCACGGTGGAATGAAGGTGAAGATAGTGCTTACAAGACATGAATTGGATATGTTTTTGCTTCAGAAGAATAAGAATGACGATGGGAACTTGATGATGACCAAAGATGTTATGGTAGAGCTAGAGAAGATGATCATAAAAGCATCATCATCGTTTTCATCATCACCATCGTGGGAACCGTCTTTAGAGAGCATCATGGAGTGCCCCGAAGTTCAAGAGATGGATAGATGA